Proteins from a genomic interval of Chanos chanos chromosome 3, fChaCha1.1, whole genome shotgun sequence:
- the LOC115806495 gene encoding liver-expressed antimicrobial peptide 2, which produces MVSMNPIRLKLLAVAMLLSLLCAMEVQTAPLEENWASGIIHRAKRSLLWRWNTLKPVGASCRHFSECATNYCRRNVCTFPSVSS; this is translated from the exons ATGGTCAGCATGAATCCCATTCGCCTAAAGCTCCTTGCTGTGGCTATGCTTCTGTCTTTGCTCTGTGCCATGGAG GTCCAAACAGCTCCATTGGAGGAGAACTGGGCCTCAGGCATAATACATCGTGCAAAGCGTTCGTTGCTATGGCGATGGAACACCCTGAAACCTGTGGGTGCCAGTTGTAGACACTTCTCGGAGTGTGCCACCAATTACTGCAG AAGAAACGTCTGTACCTTCCCAAGCGTTTcctcttaa